From a region of the Arachis ipaensis cultivar K30076 chromosome B09, Araip1.1, whole genome shotgun sequence genome:
- the LOC107615524 gene encoding LOW QUALITY PROTEIN: uncharacterized protein LOC107615524 (The sequence of the model RefSeq protein was modified relative to this genomic sequence to represent the inferred CDS: inserted 2 bases in 1 codon; substituted 1 base at 1 genomic stop codon), producing the protein MLLRSSSTPIPTSFIPHSREPSSPEAERVLQFSRTRSFASPRQNLPDSSDHRSPTKHDNKSRIPRSNVLKSQHGTKIKESDQVIHTTKGKPSIRGSDGGKICGGSGRVPDGGGWESDKTHAYYQTMIQANPNNALLLGNYAKFLKEVRRDYPKAEEYLERAILANPGDATVLXLXADLIWQMEKEADSAGGYFDQAVKSAPDDW; encoded by the exons ATGTTACTAAGAAGCTCCTCGACACCAATACCAACCTCGTTCATACCCCATTCTAGGGAACCATCCTCCCCTGAAGCAGAAAGGGTTCTTCAATTTTCTAGAACAAGATCGTTTGCCAGTCCAAGACAAAACTTGCCTGACTCATCAGATCATCGAAGCCCAACAAAGCACGACAACAAGAGTCGCATACCACGTAGTAACGTGCTCAAGAGTCAGCATGGTACCAAGATCAAAGAAAGTGACCAAGTGATTCACACAACAAAAGGGAAACCTTCAATCAGA GGGAGTGATGGTGGCAAGATATGTGGTGGCAGTGGAAGAGTCCCAGATGGAGGTGGCTGGGAATCAGATAAGACTCATGCTTATTACCAAACCATGATTCAAGCTAACCCCAACAATGCGCTTCTGCTTGGAAATTATGCTAAGTTCTTAAAAGAG GTTCGTAGAGATTATCCTAAAGCCGAGGAGTATCTTGAAAGAGCCATTTTGGCTAATCCTGGTGATGCAACTGTTTTGTGACT TGCGGATTTAATTTGGCAAATGGAGAAGGAGGCTGATAGTGCTGGGGGCTATTTTGATCAAGCTGTTAAAAGCGCCCCTGATGATTGGTAA